In Brevibacillus brevis NBRC 100599, a single genomic region encodes these proteins:
- a CDS encoding GntR family transcriptional regulator has product MTQSLVRLNADFPIPIHVQIKEQLKLLIGLGHLQPGEMLPPAAQLADQLQVNRNTINAVYTQLRDEGLVHMQKGRGTSIADKAVIAAFRMRQQSLYDHAKTILTEAQQLPFSLDELMLASIAYGHLFLSRSKKESRWLLVECHEHDHPFYRKKIEDIIGHSIQVAYLENHSDVLSALQDADQIVTTVNHAEEVKELAARYHKSVLIIGANAQTSTLLEIARLEAGRAVGFVCLGKKGGEWMAGRVQEAGIEQIQHMTAGFADERSLHQIIHDSDLLYASAAVYDQLLALAPDKTRLYPMLLEQSSEALLKEASNLLAP; this is encoded by the coding sequence ATGACTCAATCACTTGTGCGGCTAAATGCGGACTTTCCAATCCCGATCCATGTGCAAATCAAAGAACAATTGAAGCTTCTCATTGGCCTTGGACACCTTCAACCGGGCGAAATGCTACCACCTGCTGCCCAATTAGCCGATCAGCTGCAAGTCAACCGCAACACCATTAATGCTGTATACACACAGCTACGGGATGAAGGTCTCGTCCATATGCAAAAGGGTCGTGGTACCTCTATCGCCGACAAAGCTGTGATTGCTGCCTTTCGCATGCGTCAGCAATCGCTTTATGATCACGCCAAAACCATCCTGACTGAAGCACAGCAGCTTCCGTTTTCGCTGGATGAGCTGATGCTTGCTTCCATTGCTTACGGACACTTGTTTCTTTCCCGGTCCAAAAAAGAATCCCGATGGCTCTTGGTGGAATGTCACGAGCATGATCATCCTTTTTATCGTAAGAAAATAGAAGACATCATCGGTCACTCCATTCAGGTTGCCTATCTTGAAAACCATTCAGATGTACTCTCTGCCTTACAAGATGCCGACCAAATTGTTACCACCGTCAACCATGCAGAAGAAGTAAAAGAATTAGCTGCTCGTTATCACAAATCAGTCCTCATCATTGGAGCAAATGCCCAGACGAGCACCCTTTTGGAGATCGCTCGCTTGGAGGCAGGCCGTGCAGTTGGGTTTGTTTGTCTCGGAAAGAAAGGCGGGGAATGGATGGCAGGACGTGTACAAGAGGCAGGTATCGAACAGATTCAACACATGACCGCAGGATTCGCTGATGAACGCTCCTTGCACCAGATTATCCACGATTCTGATTTGCTCTATGCCTCCGCTGCGGTATATGATCAGCTCCTCGCGCTAGCTCCAGACAAAACACGTCTCTATCCCATGCTGTTGGAGCAAAGCAGCGAGGCACTGCTAAAAGAAGCGAGCAACCTACTAGCACCTTAA
- a CDS encoding HPP family protein gives MNGEWSIKDFVAKMKGRSRTPLKISGSVALIGGLGGLVTIGVLGMLTELTTAVWLMASFGASCVLAFVAWDSPLSQPRNIIGGHFFTSLVGVLLYQIGGSQLWVVALSVGLAIVAMHVTKTTHPPAGANPIVIVMDGKGWEFLLSPVLIGAVVVVLIALFVNNMHKKRAYPVFWV, from the coding sequence ATGAATGGTGAATGGAGCATAAAGGATTTTGTAGCCAAAATGAAGGGGAGAAGTAGAACGCCCTTGAAAATATCTGGCTCAGTTGCTTTGATTGGGGGCCTTGGCGGATTAGTGACGATAGGGGTACTGGGCATGCTGACGGAATTAACTACTGCGGTCTGGTTGATGGCTTCATTTGGAGCAAGCTGTGTGCTTGCTTTTGTGGCCTGGGATTCGCCGTTATCTCAGCCGCGCAATATCATCGGAGGGCATTTTTTCACCAGCTTGGTTGGCGTTCTACTCTATCAAATAGGCGGATCGCAGCTGTGGGTAGTAGCTCTAAGTGTCGGTCTTGCGATTGTCGCCATGCATGTGACGAAAACGACGCATCCTCCTGCAGGCGCCAATCCGATCGTCATTGTCATGGATGGCAAGGGGTGGGAGTTTTTATTGTCTCCGGTACTCATAGGTGCAGTAGTGGTTGTGCTGATTGCTCTGTTCGTTAATAACATGCATAAGAAACGTGCTTATCCTGTGTTTTGGGTATAG
- a CDS encoding Crp/Fnr family transcriptional regulator has protein sequence MSEQIVLAKKTVFQTPTDTRMGIFFIQKGLLRLSRLNEEGKSFTVGLLGPGAVFGEIEEMVLGSRAVYIEAMQKTTLTHWSVTRMEKMLKACPPSLKEMMLQLSKRLGEQEERMEKLALESVRDRVLHLLVQLCQRFGKAEEPFWKLTVSLSHQEIANMVGATRETVSLALAGLVDEGIVLVSRMSIAVHASRMVDKISECK, from the coding sequence ATGAGTGAGCAAATCGTTCTAGCCAAGAAAACAGTATTTCAGACACCGACCGACACTCGAATGGGCATTTTCTTCATTCAAAAGGGACTCCTGCGTCTTTCTCGGCTGAACGAGGAGGGAAAGTCCTTTACCGTGGGATTGCTGGGACCAGGAGCTGTTTTTGGCGAGATTGAGGAAATGGTGTTAGGGTCACGCGCTGTTTACATTGAAGCAATGCAAAAAACGACCCTTACTCATTGGAGTGTGACTCGGATGGAAAAAATGCTGAAAGCATGTCCACCAAGCCTGAAAGAAATGATGTTGCAGTTGTCAAAACGATTGGGGGAACAAGAGGAGAGGATGGAAAAGCTGGCCTTGGAATCGGTTAGGGATCGCGTATTGCATCTGTTGGTTCAATTATGTCAGCGGTTTGGAAAAGCAGAAGAGCCGTTTTGGAAATTGACCGTATCTCTCTCCCATCAGGAGATTGCCAACATGGTGGGGGCGACTAGAGAAACCGTTTCATTAGCATTAGCCGGTTTAGTCGATGAGGGAATAGTGTTGGTGTCCCGCATGTCGATTGCTGTGCATGCCTCGAGAATGGTTGATAAAATAAGCGAATGCAAGTAA
- a CDS encoding queuosine precursor transporter, protein MFNFWIGVIFALVNFGLFLLCYRLFGRMGLYAWIGMATVLANIQVVKTIEMFGLVMTLGNTIYASIYLVSDLLNEKYGEREAKKAVWFGFFTLIAATIIMQLVLVFEPQETDIAQGSLQTIFGLMPRVALGSLCAYFVSQFVDVKIYSWLKKKCPGPNQLWIRNNGSTLFSQMLDSVTFCTIAFLGEFPMDVWWQILLTTYLIKFVVSAASTPVLYIARSMKVDES, encoded by the coding sequence ATGTTTAATTTTTGGATCGGAGTGATTTTTGCTCTGGTTAACTTCGGGCTGTTCCTGCTCTGCTACCGATTGTTCGGCAGAATGGGACTGTACGCGTGGATCGGGATGGCTACCGTGCTAGCCAACATCCAGGTTGTCAAAACAATCGAGATGTTCGGTTTGGTCATGACGCTCGGCAATACGATCTATGCATCTATTTATTTGGTAAGCGATCTATTGAACGAGAAGTATGGAGAAAGAGAAGCGAAAAAAGCCGTGTGGTTCGGCTTCTTTACCTTAATTGCGGCAACAATCATCATGCAGCTCGTGCTGGTGTTTGAACCACAGGAAACAGATATCGCCCAAGGTTCCTTGCAGACGATTTTTGGCTTGATGCCAAGAGTGGCATTGGGTAGCTTGTGTGCGTATTTTGTCAGCCAATTTGTCGACGTGAAAATCTATTCGTGGTTGAAGAAAAAATGTCCAGGTCCAAATCAGCTCTGGATTCGCAATAATGGAAGCACGCTCTTCAGTCAGATGCTTGACTCCGTTACCTTTTGTACGATTGCCTTTTTAGGAGAATTCCCGATGGACGTATGGTGGCAAATCCTATTGACTACCTACCTGATCAAGTTTGTCGTATCGGCAGCTTCGACACCGGTTCTATATATCGCACGCAGTATGAAAGTAGACGAAAGCTAA
- a CDS encoding chitobiase/beta-hexosaminidase C-terminal domain-containing protein, with protein MMKKRGSASRWPKLALIAAVMMGTVLPTGWMPQAKAARADHVVISEVYGGGGNSGAHYKNDFIELYNPTDKAVSVGGWSVQYASATGTAWQKAGLTGSIAPYGFYLVQLATSGAVGGELPTPDDSGTLNLSGTNGKVALVNNGDPLTGADVTSQASVVDMVGFGTANSSEGNSPAPAPSNTTSVQRISDERGIVPNGGNGWDTNNNGNDFITGAPTPKNTQSPVEQPLPTDVTDKLNATELIFDHTDPIQATIRGYVGQGRTIKVYASQPTGTGSDTPLAQQDSDASGLIELTFSNPDPNAQGVHLTATEGSKKESTSIELRPAVASTAMIQDKVSLQALNGVGELRGVAGAAAGNAILRAYDPQKQPLMLSNKETGTAQANGSFSFTIPNIDQLDHIFVTQQTTGEYGKSFESPEVSITKSAVGSTTIAEARNTPVGTNVIVVGTVTAMFEAGGQNNVYFQDETAGLVLRAPGLTGKIEVGDKIRATGKMSDYYGLAQLEALTNNVEMVQKQAGVPSPQVVTSTDFAAATGEALEGKLVTVKVVTVKTASSGNYTLEDQHGTFVSRPDASLTLPVNKSYAAMTGVVNYDRNVYKLVPRTVADLVEDENKVPMVTASPAGPMVTKGTKVTLSTTMADATIFYTVDGSTPSRGSIKYTGPIQIDADTTLSAIAVKDGYTDSNLTTFRYVIQKDNIRIHDIQGASHRSPMADGTVTNVPGIVTAIVGSGSNVQGFYMQDPQSDADPFTSEGIYVYEPKATVAPGDEVTVSGTVKEYVPSNRAGTDLTQTQIDATSYAVVKPGQSLPEPLILGKDNYEYPKGIIDNDSLGKFDPDQDGIDFWESLEGMLVQIDNPIVVGETKTFTNPRATEFVVIDDRAHLSQPRTPAGGVVLEANDFHPERITVSDKLESITGEVKVGDKFDGPLVGIIDYSFANYKLFHTRSFTVQPSHYKPPVTSISPKEDKLTIASYNIENFSAKTDSAKINRIAETIVDNMKAPDIIGVVEMQDNNGPTDNGQTDATQSADALIKAMENKNGPTYRYIDIAPQNNQDGGQPGGNIRVGFFYNPGRVQLAAGTPGGATDAVQIETRDGVAHLSHNPGRVDPTNAAFASSRKPLAAEFIFQGEPVIVIANHFNSKGGDQALFGKDQPPQLVSEVQRMKIARVLNSFVKEIHSAQAKANVVVLGDLNDFPFSNPVQELADGVLTNMVEKLPKGEQYTYVYQGNSQVLDQILVSNHLEDDTKVDIVHINAGLTENEGRVSDHNPVLVQLDLKDRGTPEKTAQEVAESITQLTQPAAGETRLKLPVVPTGFTIAIKSSSDPAVIALDGKITPPYRLTNVDLVLEVTRASDQSTAETTALTVQVPAKPDSPPPVTPPDRTPTPDSQRELNKQAAQVISASSEEKIILGQVDQVLSHLEKLLEAKQWTPTEKWETVTDTIKTVLEAVAEQAERGTISEETLQDVTKSFLDKAFDPLTEDGIEDEEIARLALASLTSLAKTALEPLDEKDISKEVAKHVRTLAEELLKKLGTVVVDDGDEIKADDEQVDELLEILGEFMKAVESVKEKIGFAPVLFVQVKKGDNDASDTGSRKGESADPTVTLEQKLVEQLKEKEVGIRVTLESEAWVEVPSAYFSAQRARKFALALTEENGNGWKGVPNPGEAYQLQVWSNGKKVTSFGKTGFTLGLPVADDASSKLQAFSYRSNMWKPAIGLKGKAIQVTKEDDLGIFSVTTAASYVVGESALKRIEIEPKSLKLAQGEEAQLKVMAILGNDAEEDVTEAEGIEFTSSKPELVEVDESGRILVLDDAKPRTRVTITISYAGKTAKVTVTVKSN; from the coding sequence ATGATGAAAAAAAGAGGAAGTGCTTCCCGATGGCCGAAGCTGGCGTTAATAGCCGCAGTCATGATGGGAACAGTTTTACCGACCGGGTGGATGCCACAGGCAAAAGCTGCGCGGGCTGATCATGTGGTGATTAGTGAGGTGTATGGGGGTGGGGGAAACTCTGGTGCCCATTACAAGAATGACTTCATTGAACTGTATAACCCGACAGACAAGGCTGTTTCGGTTGGAGGCTGGTCAGTGCAGTATGCTTCTGCTACGGGAACGGCGTGGCAAAAGGCAGGGCTGACTGGAAGCATAGCCCCGTACGGCTTCTATTTGGTTCAGCTAGCAACATCGGGTGCAGTAGGAGGGGAACTGCCAACTCCTGACGATAGCGGGACTTTGAACTTGTCAGGGACGAATGGGAAGGTTGCGCTGGTTAACAATGGCGACCCGTTAACAGGGGCAGATGTCACCTCCCAGGCCAGTGTCGTGGATATGGTCGGCTTTGGTACTGCCAATTCATCTGAGGGCAACTCACCAGCACCAGCTCCTTCGAATACGACCAGCGTCCAACGCATTAGCGACGAGCGCGGCATTGTGCCGAACGGAGGAAATGGCTGGGATACCAATAACAACGGCAATGATTTTATCACGGGGGCTCCTACCCCAAAAAACACGCAAAGCCCAGTAGAACAGCCGCTACCAACAGACGTGACCGATAAGTTGAATGCTACTGAACTTATTTTTGATCATACTGATCCTATCCAAGCAACAATTCGCGGCTATGTCGGTCAGGGGCGAACTATTAAGGTTTATGCGAGTCAGCCTACAGGAACAGGTAGCGACACTCCTTTGGCCCAGCAAGATTCGGATGCGTCCGGACTGATCGAGCTGACTTTTTCCAATCCCGATCCAAATGCGCAGGGAGTCCATCTCACAGCAACGGAAGGGAGTAAGAAGGAAAGCACGAGCATCGAGCTGAGGCCAGCGGTAGCCAGCACAGCTATGATTCAGGATAAAGTCAGCCTGCAAGCATTGAACGGTGTGGGCGAGCTGAGAGGAGTAGCAGGTGCGGCAGCAGGGAATGCGATCCTGCGTGCATACGATCCGCAAAAACAACCGCTAATGCTAAGTAACAAAGAAACAGGAACGGCACAGGCAAACGGGTCATTTTCTTTTACGATTCCAAACATCGATCAGCTGGATCATATTTTCGTAACGCAGCAAACAACTGGGGAATATGGCAAGTCGTTTGAGAGCCCGGAAGTTAGCATTACCAAGTCAGCCGTAGGTTCGACTACGATTGCAGAAGCAAGAAACACCCCGGTAGGCACGAACGTGATTGTCGTCGGAACGGTGACGGCGATGTTTGAAGCGGGCGGCCAAAACAACGTGTATTTCCAAGATGAGACGGCAGGACTCGTACTTCGTGCGCCAGGGCTGACTGGCAAAATTGAGGTGGGAGACAAGATCCGAGCTACCGGAAAAATGAGTGATTATTATGGACTTGCTCAACTCGAAGCGCTCACCAATAACGTGGAAATGGTGCAAAAGCAAGCAGGTGTGCCTAGCCCGCAAGTTGTAACTTCTACTGATTTTGCAGCTGCTACAGGAGAGGCTTTGGAAGGCAAGCTGGTAACTGTGAAGGTGGTTACTGTCAAAACAGCATCAAGTGGCAATTACACGCTGGAGGATCAGCACGGTACGTTTGTGTCTCGACCGGATGCCTCTCTGACACTTCCAGTGAACAAAAGCTATGCAGCTATGACAGGCGTGGTGAACTACGACCGCAATGTTTACAAGCTGGTGCCGCGCACTGTGGCTGATCTCGTCGAGGACGAGAATAAAGTCCCGATGGTCACAGCGAGCCCAGCTGGTCCTATGGTGACAAAAGGAACAAAAGTCACGCTCTCGACGACGATGGCTGACGCTACGATCTTCTATACGGTAGATGGTTCAACGCCGAGCAGAGGAAGCATCAAGTATACGGGACCGATCCAGATTGATGCGGATACGACCCTTTCAGCCATAGCTGTCAAAGATGGTTACACAGACAGCAATCTAACGACCTTCCGCTATGTGATTCAAAAAGATAACATTCGTATCCATGACATTCAAGGAGCCTCGCACCGTTCACCGATGGCGGATGGAACGGTCACCAATGTTCCGGGAATCGTAACGGCTATCGTCGGAAGCGGCAGCAATGTACAAGGCTTTTATATGCAAGATCCGCAATCGGACGCAGACCCATTTACCTCTGAAGGCATTTACGTTTACGAGCCAAAAGCAACGGTCGCCCCCGGCGATGAAGTAACGGTTAGCGGCACCGTCAAGGAATACGTACCATCGAACAGGGCAGGCACAGACCTCACCCAGACCCAAATTGATGCAACCTCGTACGCAGTTGTCAAGCCAGGTCAATCACTCCCAGAACCACTCATCCTGGGCAAAGACAACTACGAATATCCGAAAGGAATTATCGACAACGACAGCCTCGGCAAATTCGATCCAGACCAAGACGGCATCGACTTCTGGGAAAGCCTCGAGGGCATGCTGGTACAAATCGACAATCCAATCGTGGTTGGCGAAACCAAGACGTTTACCAATCCACGCGCAACGGAATTTGTCGTCATCGACGATCGAGCTCATCTGAGTCAGCCGCGTACGCCAGCCGGCGGAGTCGTGCTGGAAGCCAATGATTTTCACCCTGAGCGCATCACGGTATCGGACAAACTCGAATCGATTACCGGAGAGGTAAAAGTCGGCGACAAATTTGACGGACCGCTGGTAGGCATCATTGACTACAGCTTTGCGAATTACAAGCTGTTCCATACACGATCATTTACGGTACAGCCAAGCCATTATAAGCCGCCAGTGACAAGTATTTCGCCAAAAGAAGATAAGCTGACCATCGCTTCGTACAACATCGAGAATTTTTCGGCAAAAACCGATTCCGCCAAAATCAACCGCATCGCCGAGACGATCGTGGACAACATGAAGGCGCCGGATATTATCGGTGTGGTGGAAATGCAGGATAATAATGGACCAACGGACAATGGGCAAACAGATGCGACACAGTCTGCGGATGCATTGATCAAAGCAATGGAAAACAAAAATGGCCCGACGTACCGATACATCGATATTGCCCCACAGAACAATCAGGATGGTGGTCAGCCAGGAGGAAACATCCGTGTCGGCTTCTTCTACAACCCAGGACGGGTACAGCTGGCAGCAGGAACGCCAGGAGGCGCGACTGATGCGGTGCAAATCGAGACACGAGATGGTGTAGCGCATTTGTCACACAATCCAGGACGGGTAGATCCGACCAATGCGGCGTTTGCTTCGAGCCGTAAGCCACTGGCAGCGGAGTTCATTTTCCAAGGCGAGCCAGTCATTGTCATCGCTAACCACTTCAACTCTAAGGGTGGAGATCAAGCGCTGTTTGGAAAAGATCAGCCGCCACAGCTGGTCAGTGAAGTACAACGAATGAAGATTGCCCGTGTGTTAAATAGCTTTGTAAAAGAAATCCATTCAGCACAAGCAAAAGCAAATGTTGTGGTGCTGGGTGATCTCAATGATTTCCCGTTTTCAAACCCGGTGCAGGAATTGGCAGATGGCGTTTTGACCAATATGGTGGAGAAACTGCCGAAGGGTGAGCAGTATACGTACGTGTACCAAGGGAACTCTCAAGTCTTGGATCAAATTTTGGTCAGCAACCATTTGGAGGATGACACGAAGGTTGACATCGTTCACATCAACGCTGGCTTGACCGAGAACGAGGGGCGTGTGAGTGACCATAATCCTGTCCTTGTCCAGTTGGACTTGAAGGATCGCGGCACACCGGAAAAAACAGCACAAGAAGTGGCGGAAAGCATTACGCAGCTCACACAGCCAGCAGCAGGTGAGACGCGCTTGAAGCTGCCAGTAGTACCTACAGGCTTTACTATCGCAATCAAGTCTTCTAGTGATCCAGCAGTCATTGCGCTGGACGGCAAAATTACACCGCCATATCGCCTGACGAATGTAGACCTTGTTTTGGAGGTCACACGAGCGTCCGATCAATCGACAGCAGAAACTACAGCATTGACCGTGCAGGTTCCAGCCAAGCCGGATTCACCACCGCCAGTGACACCGCCGGACAGAACACCGACACCGGACTCGCAGCGAGAGTTGAACAAGCAAGCAGCTCAGGTCATCTCTGCAAGCAGCGAGGAGAAAATCATTTTAGGACAGGTGGATCAAGTACTCAGCCATCTGGAAAAACTTCTGGAGGCCAAGCAATGGACGCCAACTGAGAAATGGGAGACAGTCACGGATACAATCAAGACTGTACTCGAGGCAGTAGCCGAGCAGGCCGAGCGAGGAACCATCAGTGAAGAGACACTCCAAGATGTGACGAAGAGCTTTTTGGACAAAGCATTTGACCCGCTCACTGAAGATGGCATCGAGGATGAAGAGATTGCCCGCTTGGCACTTGCCTCCTTGACGAGCTTGGCAAAAACAGCACTGGAGCCGCTCGATGAAAAGGATATTTCCAAAGAAGTAGCCAAGCATGTCCGTACACTAGCAGAAGAGCTTTTGAAAAAGCTTGGCACTGTCGTCGTAGATGATGGGGATGAGATCAAGGCAGATGACGAACAAGTAGATGAACTTCTGGAGATACTCGGGGAATTCATGAAAGCAGTCGAGTCCGTGAAAGAAAAGATCGGTTTTGCCCCTGTGCTGTTCGTTCAGGTGAAAAAAGGCGATAACGATGCGAGCGATACGGGTTCTCGCAAGGGAGAATCTGCTGATCCGACAGTGACTCTGGAACAGAAGCTCGTTGAACAATTAAAGGAAAAAGAGGTAGGTATTCGCGTAACCTTGGAGAGCGAAGCATGGGTAGAGGTGCCAAGCGCATATTTTTCCGCTCAGCGTGCAAGGAAGTTTGCCCTCGCTCTGACAGAAGAAAATGGGAACGGGTGGAAAGGTGTGCCGAACCCTGGCGAAGCGTATCAATTGCAAGTGTGGAGTAACGGCAAAAAGGTGACCAGCTTCGGTAAAACAGGTTTTACACTGGGTCTGCCAGTCGCCGATGACGCAAGCTCCAAGCTCCAAGCTTTCTCATACAGGAGCAATATGTGGAAACCAGCAATTGGACTCAAGGGTAAAGCGATCCAGGTGACAAAAGAAGACGATCTAGGGATCTTTTCAGTAACGACCGCGGCCTCTTATGTCGTCGGGGAGAGTGCCCTGAAAAGGATCGAGATCGAGCCGAAATCTCTCAAGCTAGCCCAAGGGGAGGAAGCCCAGCTCAAGGTAATGGCGATTCTTGGTAATGATGCAGAAGAAGACGTTACTGAAGCGGAGGGTATCGAGTTCACATCCAGCAAGCCCGAACTGGTAGAGGTTGATGAGTCAGGACGTATTCTTGTCTTGGATGACGCCAAACCAAGGACAAGAGTGACCATCACGATCAGCTACGCTGGCAAAACAGCCAAGGTAACTGTCACGGTTAAGAGCAATTAA
- a CDS encoding darcynin family protein encodes MRYMMIVLLEFYPSWLALSREERNNHAASSQKIVQKYNQHVQARFFDAEALPGKEFTDFVVCEVDDLKQYHYIWEEIRDSLVYTQGYMKIKDVIMGMENAFKSYESEVLKMN; translated from the coding sequence ATGCGATATATGATGATCGTGTTATTGGAGTTTTATCCTTCCTGGCTCGCATTATCTCGGGAAGAGCGCAATAATCATGCTGCTTCTTCGCAGAAGATCGTCCAAAAATACAATCAGCATGTTCAGGCCCGCTTTTTTGATGCTGAGGCGCTTCCAGGGAAGGAATTTACTGATTTTGTGGTATGTGAAGTAGACGATCTGAAGCAGTATCACTATATATGGGAAGAAATTAGAGACTCCTTGGTTTACACCCAGGGATACATGAAGATTAAAGATGTCATTATGGGCATGGAAAATGCTTTTAAGTCCTATGAGTCGGAAGTGCTCAAAATGAATTGA
- a CDS encoding carboxymuconolactone decarboxylase family protein gives MNSNYENGKKLFQETDGAGIQAVIHALSDVSPHISRYIIEFFGQVFNNPVLTYQQREMIVISALTSLGDTPNQLKWHMNFGLKVGITPNEIIEIATHCIPFCGAPRALNAITVAKQLFAEQNIEVNIEDELLHSVGERRERGIAKLQEIDGKHGEAVADSLAEIAPVLAEQIIEFAFGEIYSRSGLNPKQRQLVTLGALTAQGGCEPQLHVHLNASIRVGLTRQEVIEALLQCYPYTGFPKVLNAINVAKKIFLT, from the coding sequence ATGAACTCAAACTATGAAAATGGAAAAAAACTTTTTCAAGAAACTGATGGAGCAGGAATCCAAGCGGTTATTCATGCTTTAAGCGATGTATCTCCCCACATAAGTCGGTACATTATTGAATTTTTTGGGCAAGTTTTCAATAATCCCGTACTCACCTATCAACAAAGAGAAATGATCGTGATCTCTGCGTTAACATCGTTAGGTGATACTCCAAATCAACTAAAATGGCACATGAACTTCGGTTTGAAAGTTGGAATTACGCCGAACGAAATTATTGAAATTGCTACCCATTGTATTCCTTTTTGCGGCGCTCCTCGTGCTTTAAATGCCATTACCGTTGCGAAACAACTTTTTGCAGAACAAAATATCGAAGTAAACATCGAGGACGAACTACTACATTCTGTAGGGGAACGACGGGAAAGAGGCATAGCGAAACTTCAAGAAATCGACGGCAAACATGGTGAGGCGGTTGCCGATTCACTTGCCGAGATTGCCCCTGTATTAGCTGAACAAATCATTGAATTTGCGTTTGGTGAAATCTACAGCCGCTCAGGACTAAACCCTAAACAGCGCCAACTCGTCACATTAGGAGCCTTAACTGCTCAAGGTGGATGCGAGCCACAGTTGCACGTTCATCTCAATGCCTCTATTCGTGTAGGTCTAACGAGACAAGAAGTGATTGAGGCATTACTGCAATGCTACCCATACACGGGATTTCCTAAAGTCTTGAATGCTATAAATGTTGCCAAAAAGATATTTTTAACATAG
- a CDS encoding MerR family transcriptional regulator encodes MLFSMKYVVDNLHVSANTLRFYETEGLLRNISRDSNGRRIYNDDDLRWINFIRSLRLTGMPISKIKEYIDLYELGDETFLQRKEMMMQHKLEVQNTINENLKHLEVISYKVAMYELQERKDTQKI; translated from the coding sequence ATGTTATTTTCAATGAAATATGTAGTTGATAACTTACATGTGTCTGCAAATACACTCAGATTTTATGAAACGGAAGGGTTGTTAAGAAATATTTCTCGAGATTCAAATGGTCGTAGAATATATAATGATGACGATTTGAGATGGATCAACTTTATCCGATCTCTGCGGTTGACAGGAATGCCTATTTCTAAAATAAAAGAATATATCGATCTTTATGAATTAGGCGATGAAACATTCCTGCAAAGAAAAGAAATGATGATGCAGCATAAATTAGAAGTGCAGAATACAATCAATGAAAACCTAAAACATTTAGAAGTAATAAGTTATAAGGTTGCGATGTACGAACTTCAAGAAAGGAAAGACACGCAGAAAATTTAG
- the trpS gene encoding tryptophan--tRNA ligase: MKTIFSGIQPSGIMTLGNYLGAMKHFVPLQDQFNCFYCIVDQHAITVPQEPAVLRENIRRLAALYLSVGLDPNKMTLFVQSEVPAHAKLGWIMLCTSYLGELERMTQFKDKSDGRGESIPGGLLAYPPLMAADILLYSTDFVPVGEDQKQHLELTRDLAARFNNRYGDIFTIPEVRLPETGARIMSLAEGTKKMSKSDPNQGAFISMLDDADTITKKIKRAQTDSDSVVRYDKAEKPAVSNLMTIYSLCSGKTLDEIEAMYEGKGYGAFKTELAEVVVETLRPIQERFEQLFHSSELDDILTAGAEKANKVANEMLYKVEKAMGMARI; the protein is encoded by the coding sequence ATGAAAACCATCTTTTCCGGCATTCAGCCGAGCGGCATTATGACACTCGGCAACTACTTGGGCGCAATGAAGCACTTCGTTCCGCTTCAAGATCAGTTCAACTGCTTTTACTGCATCGTAGACCAGCATGCGATCACCGTTCCACAGGAGCCTGCTGTCCTGCGCGAGAACATCCGTCGTCTTGCGGCTCTCTATTTGTCCGTTGGCCTCGATCCGAACAAAATGACGCTGTTCGTCCAATCCGAAGTACCGGCCCATGCCAAGCTCGGCTGGATCATGCTGTGTACCTCTTACTTGGGTGAATTGGAGCGCATGACTCAATTCAAGGACAAATCCGATGGACGCGGCGAATCCATTCCAGGCGGTCTGCTGGCTTATCCTCCATTGATGGCGGCTGATATTTTGCTGTACAGCACTGATTTCGTCCCTGTGGGCGAGGATCAGAAGCAGCATCTTGAGCTGACTCGTGATTTAGCCGCTCGTTTTAACAACCGTTATGGCGACATTTTCACCATCCCAGAGGTTCGCCTGCCGGAGACTGGCGCACGCATCATGTCTCTTGCTGAAGGCACCAAGAAAATGAGCAAATCCGATCCAAACCAAGGCGCCTTCATCTCCATGCTGGATGATGCAGACACCATCACGAAAAAAATCAAGCGCGCGCAAACGGATTCCGACAGCGTTGTGCGTTATGACAAAGCAGAGAAGCCTGCTGTCTCTAACCTCATGACCATCTACTCCCTCTGCTCTGGAAAAACGCTGGATGAGATTGAAGCGATGTACGAGGGCAAAGGCTACGGCGCATTCAAAACCGAGCTGGCAGAAGTTGTCGTAGAAACACTCCGTCCGATTCAAGAACGCTTTGAGCAGCTGTTCCACTCCTCTGAGCTGGATGATATCCTGACTGCCGGGGCAGAAAAAGCGAATAAAGTCGCGAACGAGATGTTGTACAAAGTTGAAAAAGCGATGGGGATGGCACGTATCTAA